The following coding sequences lie in one Rutidosis leptorrhynchoides isolate AG116_Rl617_1_P2 chromosome 6, CSIRO_AGI_Rlap_v1, whole genome shotgun sequence genomic window:
- the LOC139855287 gene encoding uncharacterized protein encodes MASQQDPRSRQDVRAKELRAEEAARTAADELHDVNKQRTAGGRGTGEVVVEHHETRTDENRPGIIGSIFQTVTGTLGGAKDAVIGKTHEATDKASVVSKEAAERERQSSQQASRKAAEYEDAASQKASEYKDYTGQKARETADSAARKAKETKDYTAEKTKKTAEKAAEYKDYAAQKTRETADSAARKAKETKDYTAEKTKETADSAARKAKEAKDYTVDKTKETADATAQKAKEAKDYTVDKAKGAKDATMDKMGEYKDYAAQKAYETKDYTADKAAATRDYTAEKAKEGKDTAVGKLSELKDNVMGFFSGNNDDNRDRMTTETETGGFRKSALDEAEEDARRKMETMRLKEQGYEARGTQMDTTGGGRRGGDAVVTAKTTVAVDRSSNTAEALRKADQMTGQAFNDVGPMDEAEEEVGRSKGGGVYRVQLKHEKK; translated from the exons ATGGCTTCACAACAAGATCCTAGGTCAAGGCAAGATGTACGTGCAAAAGAATTACGGGCAGAAGAAGCTGCCCGAACCGCAGCTGACGAACTCCATGACGTCAACAAACAACGAACCGCTGGCGGACGTGGCACTGGTGAAGTTGTGGTCGAGCATCACGAGACTCGAACCGACGAAAACCGTCCCGGTATTATCGGAAGCATATTTCAAACAGTTACCGGCACTCTAGGCGGTGCGAAAGATGCGGTGATCGGAAAAACACACGAAGCTACCGACAAAGCATCAGTAGTCAGTAAAGAAGCTGCTGAACGTGAGAGACAAAGTAGCCAACAAGCGTCGCGTAAAGCTGCCGAATACGAAGACGCGGCGTCGCAAAAAGCGTCTGAATACAAAGACTACACTGGACAAAAAGCGCGGGAAACAGCTGATTCGGCTGCTCGAAAAGCGAAAGAAACGAAGGATTATACGGCCGAAAAGACGAAAAAAACCGCCGAAAAAGCCGCGGAATACAAGGATTATGCCGCTCAAAAGACGCGGGAAACAGCTGATTCGGCTGCGCGAAAAGCGAAAGAAACGAAGGACTATACGGCTGAGAAGACGAAAGAAACTGCTGATTCGGCTGCACGAAAAGCTAAAGAAGCGAAGGATTATACGGTTGATAAGACGAAAGAGACTGCGGATGCGACTGCGCAGAAGGCGAAAGAAGCGAAGGATTATACGGTTGATAAGGCGAAAGGAGCGAAAGATGCAACAATGGATAAAATGGGGGAGTATAAGGATTACGCGGCACAAAAGGCGTATGAGACGAAGGATTATACGGCGGATAAGGCGGCCGCCACGAGAGATTACACTGCGGAAAAAGCTAAGGAAGGGAAGGACACTGCTGTTGGAAAGCTGAGTGAGTTGAAGGATAATGTTATGGGGTTTTTTAGTGggaataatgatgataatagagACAGGATGACTACTGAAACTGAAACTGGTGGTTTCAGAAAG AGTGCATTAGATGAGGCAGAGGAAGATGCAAGAAGGAAAATGGAGACGATGCGTTTGAAGGAGCAAGGTTATGAAGCTAGGGGCACCCAAATGGACACTACTGGAGG TGGAAGGCGAGGTGGAGATGCGGTGGTGACGGCGAAGACGACGGTGGCGGTTGATCGGAGTTCGAACACTGCCGAGGCGTTAAGGAAAGCTGATCAGATGACGGGGCAGGCGTTTAATGACGTTGGACCTATGGATGAAGCAGAAGAAGAAGTCGGAAGGAGTAAAGGAGGTGGTGTGTACCGTGTGCAACTCAAGCATGAAAAGAAATGA